GTCGAAGCTGCTGTCCGTCACCGGGCACACCAGCAGCTGACCCGCGATCTCAGGCCCGCCGCGGTCGCGCGCGAGCTGGCAGGTGACGGCGGCGATGTTGCCGCCGGCGCTCCAGCCGGCAACCAGCAGCGGGCCCGGAATGCCGCCGAGCTCGGCCAGATGCTCCGAGGTCCAGCGCGTCGCCGCATAGCCGTCCTCGATGGCCGCCGGGAAACGATGCTCCGGCGCGTGGCGATAGCCGACGCTGACGAACATCATGCCGGTCCGCCGCACCATGTCGCGGCAGAACGGCTCGTCCGACTGCTCATCGCCGAGTACCCAGCCGCCGCCGTGGAAATAGACCACGACCCGATGTGGTCCAGGCGTCGCCGGCTTGTAGACGCGATACGGCAGCGGGCCGTCGGCGCCGGGGAGCGTGCCGTCGACGATCTCGCCGATCAGGCGTCCCGCCGGGCGGCCCTTGTTGAACTCATTGACGAAGGCGCGGGCGCCTGCGGCTCCCATCGACTCGATCGGCGGCAGGTTCAGCGAGGCCAGCAGGTTCAGCACCAGCCGCACGTCCGGCTGCAGCCGCACCACCTCGCCGTCGTTGCATTGCGCAGCGACGTCGGGGCCGGCGAGCCTGAAGCCGAGCATGCCGCGGCTGGTGACCTCGTCGCAGATGCTGCGATAGGGACCGACGCCGCCGGTATAGGGCATCAGGCCCTGCACCTTGCCGGGCACGTTGGCGCCCGTGTACCAGGTGTTGGCGAGCCGGTGCAGCGTCAGCATCGAGCAGTCGGCCATGTGCCTGTTCCAGCCGGCCTGCGCCGTCCCGGTCGGCTCGATCGTGGTGAAGCCGGCCTCGCGCAGCGCTTTGAGCCGGTCGACGACCCAGTCGACATGCTGCTCGATCGACACCGCCATGTTCGACAGCACGGACGGGCTGCCGGGTCCGGTGATCATGAAGAAGTTCGGGAAGCCTTCGACTGTGAGACCGAGATAGCTCTGCGGCCCCTGCGCCCAGACATCGGTCAGCGACTTGCCGCCCCGCCCGGTGATCGGATGCACGGCGCGGATCGCGCCGGTCATGGCGTCGAAGCCGGTGGCGAACACGATGACGTCGACATCGACATTGCGCTTGGCCGTCGTGATGCCGCCTGCGGTGATCGCCTTGATCGGCTCCTGGCGCAGATTGACCAGCGTGACGTTCGGCCGGTTGTAGGTCTCGTAATAGTTGGTTTCGAGGCAGGGGCGTTTGGCACCGAACGGATGATCGTCCGGCATCAGCGCCGCGGCCGTCTCGGGATCCCTGACCGCGGCGCGGATCTTTTCGCGGATCAGGTCCTGGACGATTCTGTTGCCGTCGACATCGACGGCCTGGTCGGCCCAGAGCTGCGTCAGGATGTGGACGAGGTCGCCGGCGGCCCAGGCGCGCTCGAACCGCTCGCGACGCTCGGCGTCGCTGAGCTGCCAGCTCACGGCGGTCTCCTGCGGATAGGGCACGCCGGCCATCGACTGGCGCGCCTGCTCGCGATAGGCCGCGCGATCGCTCTGGAACAGATCCCTGCGATCGGCCGGCGAGGGGCCGTTATGGGCGGGCAGCGCGAAATTCGGCGTGCGCTGGAACACGGTCAAATGAGCGGCCTGTTCGGCGATCAGGGGGATCGATTGAATGCCGGACGAACCCGTGCCGATCACGGCGACGCGCTTACCCGCGAGATTGACGCCCTCATGCGGCCAGCGTCCGGTGAAATAGATCTCGCCCTTGAAATCCTTGACGCCGTCGATCTCCGGCGGTTTTGGTGCGGAGAGGCAGCCTGTCGCCATGATGTAGAAGCGGCAGGAGACGGCCGCGCCGTTGTCCGTGGTGAGTTGCCAGCGCTCGGCGTTCTCGTCCCATCTGGCTTCGGTGACCTTGGTCTTGAAGCGGATGTCGCGCCTGAGATCGTAGCGATCGGCGACGAAGCCGAGATAGCGCAGGATCTCGGGCTGGGTCGCGTATTTCTCCGACCAGGTCCACGCCTTGTCGAGTTCGGGATCGAAGGTGTAGCTGTAGTCGATCGTCTGGATATCGCAGCGGGCGCCGGGATAACGGTTCCAGTACCAGGTGCCACCGACATCGCCGGCTTCTTCCAAACCGACGGCCGAGAGGCCGGCCTTGCGTAGGCGATGGAGGAGATAGAGGCCGGCAAATCCAGCGCCGACGACGGCAACATCGACGTTTTGGACGGTTCCGCTTGCCGCTTGGGACTCACGTGCGGCGACCATTGCTTCCGGCATGGCTATTCCTCCCGTGTCTTTTGTTTTGCCGGCAGGCTAGTCCCGCAGGCTCGGCTTGTCATCAGAACAAGTGCAATCTTCGGTAGTCCGTTTGCGGCATTATCGTGACAGCGCGAACGTTGCCTCAACGCACGCATCGCGATGCACAATGGCCGTGATTGCCCGGGCTAATCATGGACGATCCGCCTGTATATGCTTGCGGCTACTAGCCACGCGTGCCCAGGGCGTCATGACAGAGCTGAGTGAGCGAACCAAGGCCAACATGGACGTCGTCCTGGAGGAGACGTGCCGGCAATTGCCGCATGGCGGCGATCACGACAGTCGCCGCTTCATCGCCGAGCGACTGATCGAGGCGGCGCAATCCGGCCACTCCACGCTCGGCGAGCTCGGCATCATCGCGCGTCGCGCGCTGGCGGAGATCATCGCCAAGGGCGGTTAGTAGACACCTCGGCGCTTGCCTGTTCGCGCGTTGCGGACGTAACCTGTCCGGGAACATTTTTGCGCATCGAGATCCCCTGAAGATGCGGTTCCTGCTTGCGCTCATTGCAGCCCTTGAATTGCTCTGCGCCTGTAACGCCGACGCCCAGGCGGTCGGCCAGTATCCTTTTGCGCTGACGCGCGAAGGCCAGATGCTCGGTGCGGTCGAAGGCGAGGTCGCCTCCTTCAAGGGGCTGGCCTATGCCGCGCCGCCGGTCGGCAGCCTGCGTTGGCGTCCGCCTCAGGAGCTGCCCGAGAGCTCCGAGATGAGCACGGCGTACGACTATGGCGCGCCCTGTCTGCAGCCCTCGCTGCCGGCCGCGCGCGAGGATTGCCTGACGCTGAACGTGTTTCGGCCTTTCGGCGTCGACGGGCCGCTGCCGGTGATGGTGTTCATCCATGGCGGCGGTTTTGTCAGCGGTACCGCCAATGATCCGCTGTTCGACGGTTCGAGGTTCGCGCAGGCCGGCCTCATCGTCGTCACCGTGAATTATCGGCTCGGCGCGTTCGGCTGGCTCATGCATCCCGCATTGTCCGAGGACGGTTCAGGCAATTTCGGCCTGATGGACCAGATCACGGCGTTGCGTTGGGTGCACGACAACATCGCGGCCTTCGGCGGCGATGCGAACAACGTCACGCTGTTCGGCAACGGCGCCGGCGCGACCTCGATCGCGCTGCTGATGCTGTGCTCCCAATCACGCGATCTCTTCCAGAAGGCGATCCTGCAATCGGTGCCCGGCCGCATGCGCCCGGCCTCGCCGCAGGAGGCCGAGACTGCGGGGTTGCAATTCGTCGCCGCGCTCGGACAGGCGACCGATTTGCGCGCGGTCGAACCGGCGCGGTTGCTTGCCGCCGAGGGAAGACTGCTGGACAAATCGCCGCGCGGCTTTTCGCCGGCGATGGACGGAAGCCTGGTGACCGAAGACATCGCCGCGGGATTTGCATCGGGACACGAGAGCCGCATTCCCCTCATCATCGGCTCGAATGATGACGAGAGGCGCTTCGACAGCGAGCTGGAAGTCAAGCAGGCGCTGTCGTCCTCCACCGAAAGCCCTGATGAGTTGCGCAGGCTCTATCCTGACGCCAAGACGCCCTCCGATGTTGCCGCCGGCTTCTACACTGACAAGGTCTTCTCCGAGCCGGTGCGAATGCTCGCCCGGCTTCATGCCGCAACCGGCGCGCCCACCTTCCGCTATCGCTTCACCTACGTGCCGGAAGCCCGGCGCAGCAATCCCGACGAGGGCCACGGGCGCGAATTGCAGTTCGTCTTCGGCGCCGAGGGCGTGCCGGGCGCGGGCATTTTCTCGCGACGGGATCGCGAGGTCGCAAACCGGATGCGGTCCTACTGGATCAATTTTGCGAAGAGCGGCGATCCCAACGGAGCCGAGCTGCCGCATTGGGATGCGGCCGCGGACCGCGACCATCTATTGCTGATCGCGAACGATCATACCGCGAGCGGCGACGACCCCTTGTCGGAGCGTCTGGATCGGCTAGCGCGCGAGAGCGGGAAGTGAATTGGGGTTAGGCCGCGAGCTCGACGCGCGGCGCCGGCGTCAGGCGATCTTCCTCGAGATAGTCCATCGTGCCGTCTTTCTCGACGGCATAGAACTGCTGGCCTTCCTTGGACCGGTAGGCGGCGCGAACGACGCCGCGGCGGCCCTTGTCACTGTTGACGACGTCCCCCAGCGCAAACTTCTTCATCTTAACGTCCCGCATGTCTTCTGGCCGATTGCTTCGGCCATATCAGGATTGTGGGCGGGAAATCGTTAACGGCTTGCTAACCATGCCGGTTTGCCTATGCTCGCCGCCAAGCGCGCGGGCGTTTAATCCGCGCAGGATGTCTTCGAGGCGAGCCTGAAAACATGACGCGACTTCCGACCCTGTTTCTGTCCCATGGCGGCGGCCCCTGGCCCTTCATGGAGGACCGGCGGGTGCAATATGCCAAGACCGCCGCGGAGTTCGGCCGGCTGCCGCAGCTGCTTCCTGAACGACCGAAGGCGGTGCTTGTCATCACCGGCCATTGGGAGGCCAACGCCTTCACCGTGTCGACCTCGGCCCATCCGCCGATGGTGTACGACTATTACGGTTTCCCCGAGCATACTTACCACATCACCTATCCGGCGCCGGGCCAGCCCCAACTCGCAGCGGAGGTGAAGGCGCTGCTTGCGCGCGCCGGCCTCGATTGCCGGGAAGATCCCAATCAGGGCTTTGACCACGGCACCTTCGTGCCGCTCGGCTTGATGTACCCCAACGCCGACATGCCGATAGCGCTGCTGTCGCTGAAGTCGAGCTATGACGCGGCCGAGCACATCAAGGTCGGGCAGGCGATCGCCCCGCTGCGCGATGAGGGCATTCTGATCGTCGGCAGCGGGCTCACCTATCACAACATGCGCGGTTTTGGCCGTGCGGAATCCAAGCCGGTCTCGTATGATTTCGAAGCCTATCTGAACGAGGCGATCAGCAATCCGGACGCGGCGCGCCGCAACGCGATGCTGGTCGATTGGGAGAACGCGCCCAGCGCGCGCCTGGCGCATCCGCGTGAGGATCATCTCCTGCCGCTGATGGTTGCCGCGGGTGCTGCGGGCAGTGACGTCGGCAAGCGCGTCTTCGTCGACGAGGTCGCAAGCGTCGCGATGGCGTCGTATATGTTCGGGTGAAGGTGGAAGCCGGATCGGCGAGCCGTAACCCGCCATGACCAGGCAGGGTGTCAGGGATCACGGCTTGTAGCGCGCAATGCCGTGCGACAGCAGATAAGCGTCATGGGCCGCATCCGACAGGAAACGGATGAGTTGCGCCGAAGCGTCCCGCCGCTTGCTGTGGATATGGATGAACATCGACATATCAATGCTCAGATCGAGCTCGTCCGGAAATTTTGCGACCGGCACGATGCCGGGAGCCGTTACGATCCTGGACAAAGGTGCGATGGCATATTGCACGCGTCCCTGTGACACAGCGAGCGGCGGTTCGCCTGCTCCCATCGGCCGCAATCGATCCGACAGCTGCTTTTCAAGTCCCATGGCCTTGACGGCGCGCAGGAACGTCTTGCCGCTGGTCCCGATGTCCGTGTAGGCGATCGTATCGGCGTTC
This genomic interval from Bradyrhizobium guangzhouense contains the following:
- a CDS encoding flavin-containing monooxygenase: MPEAMVAARESQAASGTVQNVDVAVVGAGFAGLYLLHRLRKAGLSAVGLEEAGDVGGTWYWNRYPGARCDIQTIDYSYTFDPELDKAWTWSEKYATQPEILRYLGFVADRYDLRRDIRFKTKVTEARWDENAERWQLTTDNGAAVSCRFYIMATGCLSAPKPPEIDGVKDFKGEIYFTGRWPHEGVNLAGKRVAVIGTGSSGIQSIPLIAEQAAHLTVFQRTPNFALPAHNGPSPADRRDLFQSDRAAYREQARQSMAGVPYPQETAVSWQLSDAERRERFERAWAAGDLVHILTQLWADQAVDVDGNRIVQDLIREKIRAAVRDPETAAALMPDDHPFGAKRPCLETNYYETYNRPNVTLVNLRQEPIKAITAGGITTAKRNVDVDVIVFATGFDAMTGAIRAVHPITGRGGKSLTDVWAQGPQSYLGLTVEGFPNFFMITGPGSPSVLSNMAVSIEQHVDWVVDRLKALREAGFTTIEPTGTAQAGWNRHMADCSMLTLHRLANTWYTGANVPGKVQGLMPYTGGVGPYRSICDEVTSRGMLGFRLAGPDVAAQCNDGEVVRLQPDVRLVLNLLASLNLPPIESMGAAGARAFVNEFNKGRPAGRLIGEIVDGTLPGADGPLPYRVYKPATPGPHRVVVYFHGGGWVLGDEQSDEPFCRDMVRRTGMMFVSVGYRHAPEHRFPAAIEDGYAATRWTSEHLAELGGIPGPLLVAGWSAGGNIAAVTCQLARDRGGPEIAGQLLVCPVTDSSFDRPSYNDNAAGYFLTRSLMYWFWDLYCSPDDRTDPRVSPLRGKVEKLPPAFVVTAEFDPLRDEGIAYAEAMAAAGVPVEQLKAHGHFHSSFVMVDVVITGVQGRVQMAQALRRFAGLPPEVRSGSETSHGEASPGHKIAAAAS
- a CDS encoding DODA-type extradiol aromatic ring-opening family dioxygenase — translated: MTRLPTLFLSHGGGPWPFMEDRRVQYAKTAAEFGRLPQLLPERPKAVLVITGHWEANAFTVSTSAHPPMVYDYYGFPEHTYHITYPAPGQPQLAAEVKALLARAGLDCREDPNQGFDHGTFVPLGLMYPNADMPIALLSLKSSYDAAEHIKVGQAIAPLRDEGILIVGSGLTYHNMRGFGRAESKPVSYDFEAYLNEAISNPDAARRNAMLVDWENAPSARLAHPREDHLLPLMVAAGAAGSDVGKRVFVDEVASVAMASYMFG
- a CDS encoding carboxylesterase/lipase family protein; the encoded protein is MRFLLALIAALELLCACNADAQAVGQYPFALTREGQMLGAVEGEVASFKGLAYAAPPVGSLRWRPPQELPESSEMSTAYDYGAPCLQPSLPAAREDCLTLNVFRPFGVDGPLPVMVFIHGGGFVSGTANDPLFDGSRFAQAGLIVVTVNYRLGAFGWLMHPALSEDGSGNFGLMDQITALRWVHDNIAAFGGDANNVTLFGNGAGATSIALLMLCSQSRDLFQKAILQSVPGRMRPASPQEAETAGLQFVAALGQATDLRAVEPARLLAAEGRLLDKSPRGFSPAMDGSLVTEDIAAGFASGHESRIPLIIGSNDDERRFDSELEVKQALSSSTESPDELRRLYPDAKTPSDVAAGFYTDKVFSEPVRMLARLHAATGAPTFRYRFTYVPEARRSNPDEGHGRELQFVFGAEGVPGAGIFSRRDREVANRMRSYWINFAKSGDPNGAELPHWDAAADRDHLLLIANDHTASGDDPLSERLDRLARESGK
- a CDS encoding substrate-binding domain-containing protein, yielding MNNPHETEIIVLSAVAIHAELEELLPRFSREHGLEIQANYDVNPAVAKRVMAGEVFDVGLNNPWYVEEMIAQGRVVPDVHVPFGRIPLAIGAVGPERDIVSSHAAIRDLLANADTIAYTDIGTSGKTFLRAVKAMGLEKQLSDRLRPMGAGEPPLAVSQGRVQYAIAPLSRIVTAPGIVPVAKFPDELDLSIDMSMFIHIHSKRRDASAQLIRFLSDAAHDAYLLSHGIARYKP